Proteins encoded together in one Sphingomonas radiodurans window:
- a CDS encoding class I adenylate-forming enzyme family protein, producing MEEIVLATQPTAVSWPAMSVAQAGAALTAPGAKFEMETLDIRGVPTRVWKNAPPHMAALLVLSRNHGDRLATIYEDERVSYDAQFRAVAALAADLVRGGVTKGDRVAIAMRNLPEWIVGFFAITTLGAIAVPLNAWWTGEELAYGLTDSGAKVLIADDERWERIAPLRAALPMLERVLVGRAARPLVIEEEGGAERLEDVIGTPHDWPSLPAGELPPVELLPEDEATILYTSGTTGKPKGALGTHRNFMTNILSTGFAAARTILRRGDPLPEPVPKVALTVIPLFHATALSAGLMGAMAGGHTIIYMRKFEPVRAMEIIEREKVNSTGGVPTIAWQLLEHPERHRYDLSSLETIGYGGAPSAPELVRKIASDLKSAPGNGWGMTETTATVTTHSGEDYIHRPESCGPAVAVADLKIMDADGVRELPTGEVGELWARGPMIVKGYWNKPEATAATFVDGWVRTGDLARIDEEGFCFIIDRAKDMVIRGGENIYSSEIENVLYDHPAVTDCALIGIPHRTLGEEPAAVVHLAPGATASEAELQAWVRARLAAFKVPVAIRFCDEMLPRNANGKILKRDLKAYFEDRAAA from the coding sequence ATGGAGGAAATCGTCTTGGCTACGCAACCAACGGCCGTGTCATGGCCGGCGATGTCCGTCGCACAGGCCGGGGCCGCGCTTACCGCACCGGGCGCCAAGTTCGAGATGGAGACGCTCGACATCCGCGGGGTGCCGACCCGCGTGTGGAAGAACGCGCCGCCGCATATGGCCGCGCTGCTCGTGTTGTCGCGAAACCACGGCGACCGGCTGGCGACGATCTACGAAGATGAGCGGGTCAGCTACGACGCGCAATTTCGCGCCGTCGCGGCGCTGGCAGCCGATCTTGTGCGCGGCGGCGTGACCAAGGGTGATCGCGTGGCGATCGCGATGCGCAACTTGCCGGAATGGATCGTCGGGTTCTTCGCGATCACGACACTCGGGGCGATCGCGGTGCCGCTCAACGCGTGGTGGACCGGAGAGGAACTCGCCTATGGATTGACCGATTCAGGCGCCAAGGTGCTGATCGCGGACGACGAGCGGTGGGAACGCATCGCGCCGCTGCGGGCCGCGCTGCCGATGCTGGAGCGCGTGCTGGTCGGCCGCGCCGCGCGCCCGCTTGTTATCGAGGAAGAGGGCGGCGCGGAGCGACTTGAGGATGTGATCGGTACGCCGCACGATTGGCCGTCGTTGCCAGCGGGCGAGTTGCCGCCGGTCGAGTTGCTGCCCGAGGACGAGGCAACGATCCTCTACACCAGCGGCACCACCGGCAAGCCGAAGGGCGCGCTGGGCACGCATCGCAACTTCATGACCAATATCCTGTCGACCGGCTTTGCCGCCGCGCGTACCATCCTGCGGCGCGGCGATCCGCTGCCCGAGCCGGTGCCGAAGGTGGCGTTGACCGTTATCCCGCTGTTCCACGCGACGGCGCTGTCGGCCGGGCTGATGGGTGCGATGGCGGGTGGCCATACCATCATCTACATGCGCAAGTTCGAGCCGGTCCGCGCGATGGAGATCATCGAGCGCGAGAAGGTCAATTCGACGGGCGGGGTGCCGACGATCGCCTGGCAGTTGCTCGAGCACCCGGAACGCCATCGCTACGATCTCTCCAGCCTGGAGACGATCGGTTATGGCGGCGCGCCGTCTGCTCCCGAGCTGGTGCGCAAGATTGCCAGCGATCTGAAGAGCGCGCCAGGCAACGGCTGGGGTATGACCGAAACGACCGCGACGGTGACGACGCATTCGGGGGAGGATTATATTCATCGCCCCGAAAGCTGCGGCCCGGCTGTGGCGGTTGCCGATCTCAAGATCATGGACGCCGACGGCGTGCGCGAACTTCCTACCGGAGAAGTGGGCGAATTGTGGGCGCGCGGGCCGATGATCGTGAAGGGCTATTGGAACAAGCCCGAGGCGACCGCCGCTACTTTCGTGGACGGCTGGGTGCGCACGGGCGATCTCGCGCGGATCGACGAGGAAGGGTTCTGCTTCATCATCGATCGCGCGAAGGACATGGTAATCCGCGGCGGTGAGAACATCTATTCGAGCGAGATCGAGAACGTCCTCTACGATCATCCCGCGGTCACCGACTGCGCGCTGATCGGCATCCCGCATCGCACGCTGGGCGAGGAGCCAGCTGCCGTGGTGCATCTCGCCCCGGGCGCGACGGCGAGCGAGGCGGAGCTTCAGGCCTGGGTGCGCGCGCGGCTCGCGGCGTTCAAGGTGCCGGTGGCGATCCGCTTCTGCGATGAGATGCTGCCGCGCAATGCCAACGGGAAAATTCTCAAGCGTGACTTGAAGGCCTATTTCGAGGATCGCGCTGCCGCGTAA
- a CDS encoding DUF6628 family protein encodes MTMSAPASLAALPHALPACHNARIALFAMRRMGGHGLADAHVTRVMIENFGERFRRPLLLVRALMADMAAAAAGPIAIAPCCCPRMTHAEATLLTILSRAETAPDVARLLLADLLGIRSVDGVLASAAAVAAAFADEGRPITA; translated from the coding sequence ATGACCATGTCTGCCCCTGCCTCCCTGGCCGCCCTGCCCCACGCCCTGCCGGCCTGCCACAACGCCCGCATCGCGCTGTTCGCAATGCGCCGCATGGGCGGCCACGGCCTCGCCGATGCGCATGTCACACGTGTGATGATCGAGAACTTCGGCGAACGCTTCCGCCGTCCCCTCCTCCTCGTCCGCGCGCTGATGGCGGACATGGCCGCCGCTGCCGCCGGGCCGATCGCAATCGCCCCCTGCTGCTGCCCGCGCATGACTCACGCCGAAGCCACGCTGCTGACGATCCTCTCAAGAGCGGAAACCGCGCCCGATGTCGCGCGCCTGCTGCTCGCCGACCTGCTTGGCATCCGCAGTGTCGATGGCGTCCTCGCCAGCGCGGCGGCGGTAGCAGCGGCCTTCGCCGACGAAGGCCGCCCGATTACGGCGTGA
- a CDS encoding Crp/Fnr family transcriptional regulator, with translation MAEDEIAALEAAFERVETFPARTIMSRRGDRLYKSTLLIDGFMCRYMDARDGYRQLLSYQIPGDFVDLHSYPTRYIDHDVATISEATVAFVQHERLDEIMAERPHLARLLWFSTMTDAALHREWIFRIGRLDAIGRLAHFLCETYCRMSAVERAEDGAYELPMTQQDLGEAVGLTSVHVNRVIRRLREDGLATVAKGRVQIADFKRLARLGEFEADYLYLEQGPWTASLS, from the coding sequence ATGGCGGAAGACGAGATTGCCGCGTTGGAAGCTGCATTCGAGCGGGTAGAAACATTCCCGGCCCGCACGATCATGTCGCGACGCGGCGACCGGCTGTATAAAAGCACGTTGTTGATCGACGGCTTCATGTGTCGCTACATGGACGCACGCGACGGTTATCGGCAGCTATTATCCTATCAGATCCCGGGCGATTTCGTTGATCTGCACAGCTATCCGACGCGCTACATCGATCACGACGTGGCGACGATCTCCGAGGCAACGGTGGCGTTCGTGCAGCACGAACGGCTGGACGAGATCATGGCGGAACGGCCGCATCTCGCTCGCCTGCTATGGTTCAGCACGATGACGGACGCTGCGCTGCACCGCGAGTGGATCTTCCGGATCGGGCGGCTCGACGCGATCGGCCGGCTCGCGCATTTCCTGTGTGAAACTTATTGCCGCATGTCCGCGGTCGAGCGAGCGGAGGACGGCGCGTATGAGCTGCCGATGACGCAACAGGACTTGGGCGAGGCGGTCGGCCTGACGAGCGTCCACGTCAATCGCGTGATCAGGCGGCTGCGCGAGGACGGGCTGGCGACGGTCGCCAAGGGCAGGGTCCAGATCGCCGACTTCAAGCGCCTCGCGCGGTTGGGGGAGTTCGAGGCGGATTATCTCTATCTCGAGCAGGGTCCGTGGACGGCGTCGCTCAGCTGA
- a CDS encoding serine hydrolase domain-containing protein yields MKIATPEKHGFDGKRLAAIDTFLKERYLDAGEFPHAQLLVARDGKIVHFSSQGAAREGSSKQIDETSLFRIASMTKPITSVAFMMLLEEAKVALDTPVHHVLPEFKKVGVYAGGGAGVPFMTKTTDEPMRMVDLLRHTAGLTYGFQNRSNVDAAHRELKLENWHGNHDLDSFVAELGKLPLEFSPGTSWNYSVATDVLGAVVQRVSGMSLPDFFEKRIFKPLGMNDTGFTVPKDKLDRLVDCYTLIPGKGKVMFDRATESMWSKPFKLVSGGGGLVSTALDYQRFCQMCLNGGELDGTRILGRKTIELMTQNHLPGGADLSAMSKSLFSETQNAGTGFGLGFAVTIDTARSMMPGSVGEYYWGGMFSTAFFIDPVERISMVFMTQLSPSMIYPIRRELKTLIYSAMT; encoded by the coding sequence ATGAAGATCGCAACGCCCGAGAAGCATGGATTTGACGGCAAGCGGCTGGCGGCCATCGATACGTTCCTGAAAGAACGGTACCTTGATGCGGGCGAGTTCCCCCACGCTCAATTGCTCGTCGCGCGCGACGGCAAGATCGTCCATTTCTCGTCGCAGGGCGCAGCGCGCGAAGGCAGCAGCAAGCAGATCGACGAAACCAGCCTGTTCCGCATCGCCTCGATGACGAAGCCGATCACGTCGGTGGCGTTCATGATGCTGCTCGAGGAAGCAAAGGTCGCGCTCGACACCCCGGTCCATCACGTACTGCCGGAATTCAAGAAGGTCGGCGTCTATGCCGGCGGCGGCGCAGGCGTGCCGTTCATGACCAAGACCACTGACGAGCCGATGCGGATGGTCGATCTCCTGCGCCACACCGCCGGCCTTACATATGGCTTTCAGAACCGCTCGAACGTCGACGCCGCGCATCGCGAGCTGAAGCTCGAAAATTGGCACGGCAACCACGATCTCGACAGCTTCGTCGCCGAGCTCGGCAAGCTGCCGCTCGAATTCTCGCCCGGCACCAGCTGGAATTATTCCGTTGCCACTGACGTGCTCGGCGCGGTCGTGCAGCGCGTGTCCGGAATGTCGCTGCCCGACTTTTTCGAGAAGCGCATCTTCAAGCCGCTCGGCATGAACGACACCGGCTTCACCGTGCCCAAGGACAAGCTCGATCGCCTCGTCGATTGCTACACGCTGATCCCCGGCAAGGGTAAGGTGATGTTCGATCGCGCCACCGAGAGCATGTGGTCGAAGCCGTTCAAGCTCGTCTCGGGCGGCGGCGGGCTGGTCTCGACCGCGCTCGATTATCAGCGCTTCTGCCAGATGTGCCTCAACGGCGGCGAGCTCGATGGCACGCGCATCCTCGGTCGCAAGACGATCGAGTTAATGACTCAAAACCACCTGCCCGGCGGCGCGGACCTGTCGGCCATGTCGAAATCGCTGTTCAGCGAAACGCAGAACGCCGGCACTGGCTTCGGCCTCGGCTTCGCGGTCACGATCGACACGGCGCGCTCGATGATGCCGGGCAGCGTCGGCGAATATTACTGGGGCGGCATGTTCTCGACTGCGTTCTTCATCGATCCCGTCGAGCGCATCTCGATGGTGTTCATGACGCAGCTGTCGCCCAGCATGATCTACCCCATCCGCCGCGAGCTCAAGACACTGATCTATTCGGCGATGACTTAA
- a CDS encoding acyl-CoA dehydrogenase family protein: MTDIDQFRTETRAWLEANCPPEMREPMRSDKDTVWGGRDQSAMTPAQKQWMDAMGAKGWTVPDWPKEYGGGGLSPAETKALREEMAAIRARNPLSSFGISMLGPALLKYGTEEQKKEHLPKIARGEIRWCQGYSEPNAGSDLASLATSAEDMGDHFLVNGQKVWTSYADQADWIFCLVRTDKTNKHNGISFVLFDMATPGVSTKPILLISGYSPFCETFFDNVKVPKGNLVGTLNKGWDVAKYLLGHEREMISNMGLGGGGKNPLIDGAIATVGLDHDGRLADPLLRAKIAEFEVRSKAFAAQSERFIDELKAGRAHPAQPSMMKYYGTELNKSRYELVMATGGSDALEWESERSDGGHSARSWLRTKANSIEGGTSEVQLNIIAKRILELPGA; encoded by the coding sequence ATGACCGATATTGACCAGTTTCGCACCGAGACGCGCGCATGGCTCGAGGCCAATTGCCCGCCCGAAATGCGCGAGCCGATGCGCTCGGACAAGGACACCGTCTGGGGCGGCCGCGACCAGAGCGCGATGACCCCGGCGCAGAAGCAATGGATGGACGCGATGGGCGCCAAGGGCTGGACCGTGCCCGACTGGCCCAAGGAATATGGCGGCGGCGGCCTCAGCCCCGCCGAGACGAAGGCACTGCGCGAGGAAATGGCCGCGATCCGTGCGCGCAACCCGCTGTCCTCGTTCGGCATCTCGATGCTCGGGCCGGCACTGCTGAAGTACGGCACCGAGGAGCAGAAGAAGGAGCATCTGCCCAAGATCGCGCGCGGCGAAATCCGCTGGTGCCAGGGCTATTCCGAGCCCAACGCCGGCTCCGACCTCGCCAGCCTCGCCACCAGCGCCGAGGACATGGGCGATCACTTCCTCGTCAACGGCCAGAAGGTATGGACCAGCTACGCCGATCAGGCCGACTGGATCTTCTGCCTCGTCCGCACCGACAAGACGAACAAGCACAACGGCATCAGCTTCGTCCTGTTCGACATGGCGACGCCGGGCGTCTCGACCAAGCCGATCCTGCTGATCAGCGGCTATTCGCCGTTCTGCGAAACCTTCTTCGACAATGTGAAGGTGCCCAAGGGCAATCTCGTCGGCACGCTCAACAAGGGCTGGGACGTCGCCAAGTACCTGCTCGGCCATGAGCGCGAGATGATCTCGAACATGGGCCTGGGCGGTGGCGGCAAGAACCCGCTGATCGACGGCGCGATCGCAACGGTCGGTCTCGATCACGACGGCCGCCTCGCAGATCCGCTGCTGCGCGCCAAGATCGCCGAGTTCGAAGTCCGCTCGAAGGCGTTCGCCGCCCAGTCCGAGCGCTTCATCGACGAGCTGAAGGCCGGTCGCGCGCACCCCGCACAGCCCTCGATGATGAAATATTACGGCACCGAACTGAATAAGTCGCGCTACGAACTCGTCATGGCGACGGGCGGTTCGGACGCGCTCGAATGGGAAAGCGAGCGCTCCGACGGCGGCCATTCCGCCCGCTCGTGGCTGCGCACCAAGGCGAATTCGATCGAGGGCGGCACCAGCGAAGTGCAGCTCAACATCATCGCCAAGCGCATCCTGGAACTGCCGGGGGCGTGA
- a CDS encoding AI-2E family transporter translates to MADVLPHDALPQQSPEAPPPVSSSTFPGEDPRVALRRDRLLAALTLLAGIGLTMGLPFALKSGAEFFIPTATALVVAIALIPLLEWLEARRVPSAIAALFCVLLFLVAANVALAAIVVPAIDFFRLLPTRIGRIQENLAPLLDLYSNLERYANRTLRQLASAPVPQSPTTAVAPPSSILELAATSAPGVIIQVLYAVLVTFFFLSGWTSIRAKMITNRESFGGAMATARVIQDVIDDVSSYLGTITAINIVLGLTTAGGLYLLGMPFPLMWGGIVALFNYIPYFGPVIAALLVAIGGLMTFSDIWTALAAPAIMYGLHLVEANVVTPLIIGHKLTINPVLILVSLSFWGWVWGTTGALLAVPLLIIIQTIIGAAGKPDIAGFLFEHGTLVRQPRGRFRRGEKSGDPSVDSPAPVA, encoded by the coding sequence ATGGCCGATGTTTTGCCCCACGACGCGTTGCCGCAGCAATCTCCGGAGGCGCCGCCGCCGGTGTCGTCGTCTACGTTTCCGGGCGAGGATCCGCGCGTCGCGCTGAGACGAGACCGATTGCTTGCCGCGCTAACGTTGCTTGCCGGTATCGGGCTGACGATGGGGTTGCCGTTCGCGCTGAAGTCGGGAGCGGAATTCTTCATCCCGACCGCGACCGCGCTGGTGGTGGCGATTGCGCTGATCCCGCTGCTCGAATGGCTGGAAGCGCGGCGGGTGCCCTCCGCGATCGCGGCGCTGTTCTGTGTTCTGCTCTTTCTGGTCGCGGCGAACGTCGCGCTGGCGGCGATCGTGGTGCCGGCGATCGACTTCTTCCGCTTGCTGCCGACCCGGATCGGGCGGATCCAGGAGAATCTCGCGCCGCTGCTCGATCTGTATTCGAACCTTGAGCGGTATGCGAACCGGACGCTGCGCCAGCTCGCCTCGGCGCCGGTTCCGCAATCCCCGACCACTGCGGTCGCGCCGCCGAGTTCGATCCTCGAGCTTGCCGCGACGTCGGCTCCCGGTGTGATCATCCAGGTGCTCTACGCCGTACTGGTGACGTTCTTCTTCCTGTCGGGCTGGACGAGCATCCGCGCGAAGATGATCACCAATCGGGAAAGCTTCGGCGGCGCGATGGCGACCGCGCGCGTGATCCAGGACGTCATCGATGATGTGTCGAGCTATCTCGGAACGATCACCGCGATTAACATCGTGCTCGGACTGACCACAGCGGGTGGGCTGTACCTGCTGGGCATGCCGTTCCCGCTGATGTGGGGCGGCATCGTCGCGCTGTTCAATTATATCCCCTATTTCGGTCCGGTGATCGCGGCACTGCTGGTGGCGATCGGCGGGTTGATGACCTTTTCCGACATCTGGACCGCGCTGGCGGCGCCGGCGATCATGTACGGGCTGCATCTGGTCGAAGCGAACGTGGTGACGCCGCTGATCATTGGGCACAAGCTGACGATCAACCCAGTGCTGATCCTCGTGTCGCTGAGCTTCTGGGGCTGGGTGTGGGGAACGACGGGCGCGCTGCTCGCAGTGCCGCTGCTGATCATCATCCAGACAATCATCGGCGCCGCGGGCAAACCCGACATCGCGGGCTTCCTGTTCGAGCACGGCACGCTGGTGCGCCAACCGCGCGGACGATTCCGGCGCGGCGAAAAAAGCGGCGACCCGAGCGTTGACAGCCCAGCGCCGGTCGCATAG
- a CDS encoding AmpG family muropeptide MFS transporter, with protein MSEAVARRGFGAAMGPYLRPRPVAAFLLGISSGFPLTLLLGTMTFWLAKVGIDKKTIGFAIGLTTPYTLKFLWAPLIDRVRLPVLARMFGQRRAWLFFTQAFLLVSIWMLGASQPELHLGVFAFWAIMTAFLSATQDIVIDAYRIEILPDEELAHGTAMNQFGYRTGNFIAGVGTIAVASSEGLGLGWALGYGLTSLCLIPAIIAAFWAGPGLHEQVTARGGAGWFTDTVVSPFREFFRRRGAVLILLFVLVYKLGDAMGQGMLNPMIVELGFSDTEFIAINKVVGLWGLLVGTAIGAPFLAWLGMGRALFVSGVLMMLSNATFAILAAKGHSNTWLFIAVATEQVTSGIGLTVFATYLSGLANLAYTATQFALLSSFAVVGRTWLSTPSGYAAEAFGWVGFWLLTMVVALPGLILLWILWKQGFVVERSRQTTLDDVDVPGTPQKLTP; from the coding sequence ATGTCTGAAGCGGTAGCGCGGCGCGGGTTCGGCGCGGCGATGGGTCCGTATCTTCGGCCGCGGCCGGTGGCCGCGTTTCTGCTCGGCATCTCGAGCGGGTTTCCGCTGACGCTGCTGCTGGGCACGATGACGTTCTGGCTGGCGAAGGTCGGCATCGACAAGAAGACGATCGGCTTCGCGATCGGCCTGACCACACCGTATACGCTGAAATTCCTGTGGGCACCGCTGATCGACCGCGTGCGCCTGCCGGTTCTGGCCCGGATGTTCGGGCAGCGGCGGGCGTGGCTGTTCTTCACCCAGGCGTTCCTGCTCGTATCGATCTGGATGCTCGGCGCGAGCCAGCCCGAGCTTCACCTTGGCGTGTTCGCCTTCTGGGCGATCATGACGGCGTTCCTGTCGGCGACGCAGGACATCGTGATCGACGCCTATCGCATCGAGATCCTGCCCGACGAGGAACTCGCGCATGGCACGGCGATGAACCAGTTCGGGTACCGGACCGGCAATTTCATCGCTGGGGTCGGGACGATCGCGGTGGCATCTTCCGAGGGGCTGGGGCTTGGCTGGGCGCTTGGCTATGGGCTGACCTCGCTGTGCCTGATCCCGGCGATCATTGCCGCATTCTGGGCGGGACCGGGGCTGCACGAGCAGGTGACGGCGCGCGGCGGCGCGGGTTGGTTCACCGATACGGTGGTGAGCCCGTTCCGCGAGTTCTTCCGCCGGCGTGGCGCGGTGCTGATCCTGCTGTTCGTGCTGGTCTACAAATTGGGCGACGCGATGGGGCAGGGGATGCTCAACCCGATGATCGTCGAGCTCGGTTTCTCCGACACCGAGTTCATCGCGATCAACAAGGTGGTGGGGCTGTGGGGACTGCTCGTCGGCACGGCGATCGGTGCGCCGTTCCTCGCGTGGCTGGGCATGGGGCGCGCGCTGTTCGTGTCGGGCGTGCTGATGATGCTGTCGAACGCGACGTTCGCGATCCTGGCGGCGAAGGGGCATTCGAACACTTGGCTGTTCATCGCTGTGGCGACCGAGCAAGTAACGAGCGGCATCGGGCTGACGGTGTTCGCGACGTATCTCTCGGGGCTGGCGAACCTGGCCTACACCGCCACGCAGTTCGCGCTGCTGTCGTCGTTCGCGGTGGTTGGGCGGACGTGGCTGTCGACGCCGTCGGGCTATGCCGCGGAGGCGTTCGGCTGGGTCGGGTTCTGGCTGCTGACCATGGTCGTCGCGCTGCCGGGGTTGATCCTGCTGTGGATCTTGTGGAAGCAGGGCTTCGTGGTCGAGCGATCCCGACAGACCACTTTAGACGACGTGGACGTGCCGGGGACGCCCCAAAAGCTCACGCCGTAA
- a CDS encoding 3-hydroxyacyl-CoA dehydrogenase NAD-binding domain-containing protein: MTSPVRFERHDDILVIISDSPPVNALGAGVRDGLHAGVSQGIADPAVKAMVIRCDGKTFFAGADITEFGKPPAGASLHEVIAMMDSSEKPIVAAIHGTALGGGCEVALSCHYRVAVPSAVMGLPEVKLGLLPGAGGTQRLPRIVGVKAALEMVAIGDPIPAKKAAEVGLVDRVVGEDSLEADAIAFAREIADTRPIPRVRDKTVAPDPEAVEAFKKANGRKMRGFDAPAANIACVVAASELPFDEGMKFERDEFMKLMTGTQSAAQRHLFFAERQAAKIDDIDPKTTPLRPINKVGVIGAGTMGGGISMNFLSAGIPVTIVEMQQDALDRGTGVMRKNYEASAAKGRIKPDAPEKAMGLLTPTLSLDDLADCDLIIEAVYENMDVKKELFGKLDAIAKPGAILASNTSYLNVDEIAASTKRPEDVLGMHFFSPANVMRLLEVVRGEKTAKDVLATVMALAKKIRKVAVVAGVCHGFIGNRMLSPRQIEANKLLMEGATPAQIDKVHVDFGMPMGPFQMADLAGVDIGWHRDPSRIESIRDALAAEGRWGQKKSAGYYDYDEKRNATLSPRALEIIEEFRSKSNLPKREITDQEIIERTLYSMVNEGALILEEGKAQRASDIDVVWIMGYGWPVYRGGPMFWAQTEGLPKVVAGLEKHGFKVAESLKTAAENGSPLK, translated from the coding sequence ATGACTTCCCCCGTCCGCTTCGAACGCCACGACGACATCCTCGTCATCATTTCAGATTCCCCCCCGGTGAACGCACTCGGCGCAGGCGTCCGTGATGGTCTCCACGCCGGCGTCAGCCAGGGCATCGCCGATCCCGCGGTGAAGGCGATGGTGATCCGCTGCGATGGCAAGACCTTCTTCGCCGGCGCCGACATCACCGAATTCGGCAAGCCACCTGCAGGCGCGTCGCTCCACGAAGTGATCGCGATGATGGATTCGAGCGAGAAGCCGATCGTCGCCGCGATCCACGGCACGGCGCTTGGCGGCGGCTGCGAAGTTGCGCTGTCGTGCCACTATCGCGTCGCAGTGCCCTCGGCGGTGATGGGGCTGCCGGAAGTAAAGCTCGGCCTGCTCCCAGGTGCCGGCGGCACGCAGCGCCTGCCGCGCATCGTCGGCGTGAAAGCCGCGCTCGAGATGGTCGCGATCGGCGATCCGATCCCCGCCAAGAAGGCCGCCGAAGTCGGCCTGGTCGACCGTGTCGTCGGCGAGGATAGCCTGGAGGCCGACGCAATCGCCTTTGCCCGCGAAATCGCCGACACGCGCCCGATCCCACGCGTCCGCGACAAGACCGTCGCCCCTGATCCCGAGGCAGTGGAAGCCTTCAAGAAGGCCAACGGCCGCAAGATGCGCGGCTTCGATGCGCCGGCCGCCAACATCGCCTGCGTCGTCGCGGCGAGCGAGCTGCCGTTCGACGAAGGCATGAAGTTCGAGCGCGATGAGTTCATGAAGCTGATGACGGGCACGCAGTCCGCCGCGCAGCGCCACCTGTTCTTCGCCGAGCGCCAAGCCGCCAAGATCGACGACATCGATCCCAAGACGACGCCGCTTCGCCCGATCAACAAGGTCGGCGTGATCGGCGCCGGCACGATGGGCGGCGGCATCTCGATGAACTTCCTGTCGGCGGGCATCCCCGTCACGATCGTCGAGATGCAGCAGGACGCGCTCGACCGCGGCACCGGCGTGATGCGCAAGAACTACGAGGCGTCGGCCGCCAAGGGCCGCATCAAGCCCGACGCACCCGAAAAGGCGATGGGCCTCCTCACCCCCACGCTCAGCCTCGACGATCTCGCCGACTGCGATCTCATCATCGAAGCCGTCTACGAGAACATGGACGTCAAGAAGGAGCTGTTCGGCAAGCTCGACGCCATCGCGAAGCCCGGCGCGATCCTCGCGTCGAACACCAGCTACCTCAACGTCGACGAGATCGCCGCCTCCACGAAGCGCCCCGAAGACGTGCTCGGCATGCACTTCTTCTCCCCCGCCAACGTCATGCGCCTGCTCGAAGTCGTGCGCGGCGAGAAGACCGCCAAGGACGTGCTCGCCACCGTCATGGCGCTCGCCAAGAAGATCCGAAAGGTCGCGGTGGTCGCCGGCGTCTGCCACGGCTTCATCGGCAACCGCATGCTGAGCCCGCGTCAGATCGAGGCCAACAAGCTCCTCATGGAAGGCGCCACCCCAGCGCAGATCGACAAGGTCCATGTCGATTTCGGCATGCCGATGGGCCCGTTCCAGATGGCCGACCTCGCCGGCGTCGACATCGGCTGGCACCGCGACCCCAGCCGCATCGAGAGCATCCGCGACGCGCTCGCCGCCGAAGGCCGCTGGGGTCAGAAGAAGAGCGCCGGCTATTACGATTACGACGAGAAGCGCAACGCCACCCTCAGCCCCCGCGCGCTCGAGATCATCGAGGAGTTCCGCTCGAAATCGAACCTCCCGAAACGCGAGATCACGGATCAGGAGATCATCGAACGCACGCTCTATTCGATGGTCAACGAAGGCGCGCTGATCCTCGAAGAAGGCAAGGCGCAGCGCGCCAGCGACATCGATGTGGTATGGATCATGGGGTACGGCTGGCCGGTATACCGCGGCGGCCCGATGTTCTGGGCGCAGACCGAGGGCTTGCCGAAGGTCGTGGCCGGGCTCGAAAAGCACGGCTTCAAGGTCGCCGAAAGCCTGAAGACCGCGGCCGAGAATGGTAGCCCGCTGAAGTGA